CCGCAGCCTTTGGTGATGCCGGCGGTGGCGAGTTTTTCGATGTCGTTTTCGAAGATGGAGTCGTTGTCGTCGGTGAAGCCGATGGCAGGGTCTTGATCGGTGAATCCGAGTGCCCGGACGAGAAACGCCGCCATCTGGCCCCTCGTCACCGACCTGGTCGGGCAAAACGAGGTTCGCTCCGCATTGCACCCCCTGGTGACCCCGACGGCTGCAATCGCCTCGATATCCGCCTCGAAGATGTTTCCGTCGTCATCGAAAAACGAGCCGCCGGGCGGCACCGTGATGGCTGCCGAAACGGCTCTCGAAGCGTATGGTGCAGTCCCTGGGACGGCCCAAGCGACGCCTGCGCCGGCCGGCAGTGCCGCACCGACGACAACGAGCATGGCCAAACCGGGCACCAGTATCCGCGTTCGTTTCATGGTCGCCTCCCAGCACGCCACCGTGCGTCGCCCGTCGTCACCAGGCTACACGCCCCAGGTCGGCCAAATCAGACGCCCACAGTCGATCTACCGTCTTACTCTGCGTTGGTAGCCAGGGGACCGAAATACCTCCTTAGCCCCGAAGTCCGTTCGGGTCCGTATCGACCCGACGGCATTCACCGATTCGCGTTGACCTCGTCCAACTCACGAGAACCGTCATCTGGTGCGACGGTCATTGAGACTTGCCAGCCGGCGATGGCACTGGTGATCAGGGCGACGAATCCGAGTCCTACTACCCAGGCGTCCACCGCTCCATAGAAGGCCGAGACGAAGGGCCGAAGCACGGGATCGAGATGAAAGAGATACACGGCGATCGCGTAAGCCGATGTTGCGAGGGTCCAACCGACGGCCCACCCGATATCGGCCGCGAATATCAGTCCGGCGGCGATGATGATGTGTTGGGGAGCGACCGTGGGTGTATAAGCCAGAAAGGCCATCGTGGGCCAGACTGCCAAGCGAACCGGGTCACGCTGACCCCTCATGATGCAGATAATGAGGCCGCCAATCGTGACGACTAATAGCACGATGCGTACGTTGTTTTCGATGATGCTTGCCAGTTCCGCGAGTGTCACCACATCGGGAAACACCGAGGAGAGTCCGCTGAGACCCCACTGGGTGGGATTCGGTAGGTATCCGACGATGTTCGTGACAAGGAGTCCGGGCTTGGTCAGCACAAGGGGAGCGAATCCAATGAGGCCGGTGGCCGAACCGGCCAGGAATGCGATGTGCTGTTTGCGCTGCCAGGCGGCTACCAGCAGCGCCGGTCCGACGATGAGGGGAACCAGTTTGATGTTGATGGCAAACGCAAAGACCAGACCGGCTGCCAACCCGCGATCCTTGCTGAGGAGGATTACCGAGGCGAGCAGGGCAACTGCATAGATTGTGTCGGTATTT
The sequence above is a segment of the Acidimicrobiia bacterium genome. Coding sequences within it:
- a CDS encoding DUF2029 domain-containing protein produces the protein MAGAAGRIRKAWAEAGPGLDRWLIRLIVFGIFLRFILLWTTFGSNDTRYWGNFADSVLARGLIGAYQEHEFLNYPPLATMMVTGLRWIAETSGAWFPALLRLPAVIADLVAIGLLYRYWLPKGRRMALTVAAAYALAPIVILSSAYHGNTDTIYAVALLASVILLSKDRGLAAGLVFAFAINIKLVPLIVGPALLVAAWQRKQHIAFLAGSATGLIGFAPLVLTKPGLLVTNIVGYLPNPTQWGLSGLSSVFPDVVTLAELASIIENNVRIVLLVVTIGGLIICIMRGQRDPVRLAVWPTMAFLAYTPTVAPQHIIIAAGLIFAADIGWAVGWTLATSAYAIAVYLFHLDPVLRPFVSAFYGAVDAWVVGLGFVALITSAIAGWQVSMTVAPDDGSRELDEVNANR